The Primulina tabacum isolate GXHZ01 chromosome 1, ASM2559414v2, whole genome shotgun sequence genome contains the following window.
TAGTGGATCTTTATCTTATTGAGAGACATTTTTGATCTTTTGATATCCTTGGATACTGTGCAAGTCTAGCTGGTAGGTAGGATATGTCTACAAGTATGAGAACACCAGCCGAACACCAATATGTAGCTAGATCATCTTATCTTGAATCCTGAGAGAAACTCAAAATTTAGAACAGTTTTATAGCATGACTTTAGAATGTCTACCTGGTCTGGCAGACAGTCCAGTTAGAATCTTGAGAAAGAAGCGATCCAACTTGTGTTCAGGGCATCCTGCTCGAAAACatgtaatacaataaaataGAAATTGGACCCCGGAATAGCTCGATCCAATTTCtattttattgtattacatGTTTTCGAGCAGGATGCCCTGAACACAAGTTGAGTAACACGTGGAAAGAAGATCACTGACATGATTTGAACACAGAAATgacttaaataaataacaatttGATTATCAAATAGAAGCTAAAAACAGGATAACTGAAATGTAAATGCAATGGTTTATTTCAATATGTTCGGAGACTTGAATAACTCCTATGTTATCCCTTCTTccttgtggaaggattttcacCAAAAGACTTTGACAATTACAAAAGTTTGCAAATGCTCATTTCAGCAGGAATtgccactgcctaactgaaactcttagtattttcaaaaatttaaacaaagttATTAGTAAGAATTCTTACTTTCAATTACAATGATttctcaaaaaaatattaaccACAAAATGATCAGATAAAATAAGATATGCGTGGTGAATTTTTTTGATCAGTTAGACTTTCAAGAACTTGATAATTCAGAAAATGTCTGTTACAAAGCCGGACTGATTCAGTTAGATAGGTCATCAGTTTTCCTTCAATCAGTGACCCTTGAATCAACTATCTTCCAAAAGCTACAattgaatatattattattaataagaTCAATTTTTGGTAGACAATCAGTTCGGCTCGAGAAACACTAACTCACAAATAATCAATTTTCTCCTTTGATTCAGTTCGACTTGACTTTTAATAAATGTTGTTGAATTAACAGCCTTATTTTAAATCGCCGAAACTTATATTATCCAACATCTTACAAATTTGATCTAAAGATTTTCCCATATTTAATGATGAAAAACTAATATGCAAGACGCAAGAAAAAACAACCATAACAGTTCAATATATAGAgacaaaatatgaaaaaaaaacattttttttagaattataTGAAATAAATACAAAACAGTAAAAACCTATTACATCTAGAGTCCTATGCCATCGGTGCTTTTAACCACTTCCACTTCCACTTCCACTTCCACTTCCACTTCCTCATTCTCTATCACTGCCTCCTCTCACAATGTTCTTGTGATGATTATCATTCTTCCTTATTCTTTCATCTTCAACTCTCCTAACTTCTTCTTGCTTTCTCATCGTCTGCTCTTCTTTCTTcttcaaatcttttttttttggtattaaCACGCTGCATATAATCTATGATTTCTTGCAATTGGCTACCAAAGGTAGATTGAAGATTATCAATCTAATTAAGAATATCTATTTAATTGTGGACATATATATATCTACAGATTCACACGATAACCGAAATTGTTTTCTAATATTGCAGACTAAACTCAGGCATTTGAATGTGGGTCTTATCTTTTTTCTTAACTTATGCTTTAGTTGATATCCAACACCCTCTctatattcttttattattattatttttaagacGAACACCCTCTAAATTCCAACGCCACAAGGACAGTCCATTTCTGCTGTGAATGATATGTTTTTTTCTACTTTCGTTTTAATTTAACTTGTTAAAATGTAGAACTTCCATTTATGGAAAATAACATAAGACTAAATGTAAACGGTTAAACTGATTAAGCAATTTAATGTACGTATTAAAATATAGTTCAAACACGTAGCATAGTTTCTTATTGGCAACTTGACTGGACGTGGCAGCATTACACTCACCAGGCATTCATTCAGCCAATTATTATATTAGATAAAGTTACATCTTCTGGAGAAATTTTTAACACTGTGATCAGGCATTCGAAGTGAAGTTGAAGTTGGAACAAGTAGTTCGGATCCCCAAAAGCGTACCGCTGAATCCTAACCTTGAAGCAGCCAAATCAAACTGGAAAAGGTTGTTCTCCAATTGGTACGATCCGATCACGACCGAAGTTCTTGGATTCAGCCCTCCATCCAGAAACGTGAGGCACAAAACGTCATTAATATACACCATTGAATTCGAACCAGTAATCGTCCAAACTGCATTCTGTCCTTGCAACACCAGATCAATGTACGGAACCGTAGGCCCCACCCTCGAGAAGAAAACGTTCCGGGTGCTGAAACACACGCCGAAAGGGGCCACAGCAGCCACCCGGCTGATGTTCCTGGCGGCGGCTTCTTGAATGAAGAGAGAGGTGAATGCTCGGTAAATGGAGGTTTCCAGGGTAGTGTAAGGGTTCACAGTGCTGATTTTGGTCCCACCATTGCCTTCGCTGTCGATTTTCAGGAGTGTCGTGTTGATGGAAAGAGGTTTGTCGTTGATTCTGATGGAGTTTATGCGGATGAAGTATTCATCAGAAGGGTCACCTTGTGAGTAAGCCGAGGCGGTGCTGACAGGGTTGATGAACAGCGGGGTGTATCTCAACGAAGGTTCCAGTCCAGGGAGGAATCTGTACG
Protein-coding sequences here:
- the LOC142545630 gene encoding putative aspartic proteinase GIP2 yields the protein MVSFAPIFAILLFLLVSISNAQSSFRPKALLLRVEKDASTLQYVTKINQRTPFVPVSLVVHLGGQFLWVDCDKSYVSSSYRPVRCRSAQCSLARATACGDCFNGTRPGCNNNTCSVIPDNPFIRTATSGELAQDVISIQSTDGSNPGRVATVPNYIFTCAPTFLLEGLATGATGLAGLGRARVGMPLLLAAAFSFPRKFAICLSRSGVIIFGDRPYRFLPGLEPSLRYTPLFINPVSTASAYSQGDPSDEYFIRINSIRINDKPLSINTTLLKIDSEGNGGTKISTVNPYTTLETSIYRAFTSLFIQEAAARNISRVAAVAPFGVCFSTRNVFFSRVGPTVPYIDLVLQGQNAVWTITGSNSMVYINDVLCLTFLDGGLNPRTSVVIGSYQLENNLFQFDLAASRLGFSGTLLGIRTTCSNFNFTSNA